The Sporolituus thermophilus DSM 23256 genome has a segment encoding these proteins:
- a CDS encoding ABC transporter ATP-binding protein yields the protein MNVRVNVELINVGKRFKDKELFTGITQAVRPGQCLAITGKNGSGKSTLLKIIAGIMRPTTGAVQITAGGQVLGKGERLQHIGMVSPEIILYNNLTGCENIKFLAGARGAACGEAQARRLCGMVGLASHGDKLVGTYSTGMKQRLKFALLLAVNPGLWLLDEPSSNLDSDGKALVDELIHTALAQEKTLIVATNEAMEVRHAEAAISLG from the coding sequence ATGAACGTAAGGGTGAATGTAGAGCTGATTAATGTGGGGAAACGTTTTAAGGACAAGGAACTTTTTACCGGGATCACCCAGGCGGTCCGGCCCGGCCAGTGCTTGGCCATTACCGGCAAAAACGGCTCCGGTAAATCTACCTTGCTGAAAATTATTGCCGGAATAATGCGCCCTACCACCGGCGCCGTACAGATAACCGCGGGTGGACAGGTGCTGGGAAAAGGCGAACGTCTGCAGCATATCGGGATGGTATCGCCGGAAATCATTCTATACAATAACCTGACAGGGTGTGAAAACATTAAATTTTTGGCAGGGGCGCGCGGCGCAGCCTGCGGTGAGGCCCAAGCCCGGCGATTATGCGGTATGGTAGGTTTGGCTAGTCATGGGGATAAGCTGGTCGGGACTTATTCAACAGGGATGAAGCAACGGCTGAAGTTTGCCCTGCTGCTGGCGGTAAACCCCGGTCTTTGGCTACTCGACGAACCATCGTCCAATCTTGACAGCGATGGCAAGGCCTTGGTTGACGAACTAATCCATACAGCGCTAGCGCAGGAGAAAACGCTTATTGTTGCGACCAACGAAGCCATGGAGGTGCGGCATGCAGAAGCAGCCATCAGCTTGGGTTAG
- a CDS encoding chaperone NapD — translation MAIASMIVQPANDAVDRVIAELTDISGVTVHTTTPNNQIIVVVEAPNLDDVNFLAKTMESIPGVAGVFPTCVYAEDD, via the coding sequence ATGGCAATCGCAAGCATGATTGTACAGCCGGCTAACGATGCGGTGGACAGGGTGATAGCAGAACTGACCGATATTTCCGGCGTCACGGTCCATACTACCACCCCGAACAACCAGATCATTGTTGTTGTTGAAGCGCCGAATCTGGATGACGTGAACTTTCTTGCCAAGACCATGGAGTCAATTCCCGGAGTTGCCGGAGTTTTCCCAACCTGTGTTTATGCAGAGGATGACTAG
- a CDS encoding molybdopterin-dependent oxidoreductase, translated as MKFSRREFLKSLAVATAVASSGCSLESGGTRMQGPTSQQDVEKWVKGVCRYCGTGCGVLAGVNKGKIVAVKGDPDCAVNKGKLCVKGILLPKIMDAKDRLLHPLIKKNGQFVRASWDEALDLVAAKFKEAIAQYGPDSVGYYGSGQNTAEEAYIANKLFKGCIGTNNIDGNPRTCMASAVAGYVSTFGKDEPMGTYADIEKADVFFIIGSNMAEAHPIIYSRIVDRKNSDPNVKVIVADPRRTRTADIADILLQFIPGTDLALLNSMAYVLIEEDLIDKDFVAKHTNFMQGEKKITFEEYKAFLADYSPEKVAEITGLAADQIRTVARLFGAKGKNTMSLWTMGLNQRIRGTWANNLVHNLHLLTGKICKPGNTPFSLTGQPSACGSIREVGALSHLLPAHRVVTNPQHREEVAKVWGVDPAKMSPKPGYHTIELFRAAADGKLKVLWVICTNPGQSIPNLELYRKGMEKTFLVVSEAYHPTRTSELADVVLPSALWMEKEGIYGNGERRTQHIAKAVEPPGEAKPDVWHLMEVAKRLGFGNLFAYKDNEEIWEEYRKLTIGTKMDLPPYARLRKEHGLTWPVPDPNGPDTYIRYAAPWDPFVKKEEGIKFYGKPDGRAVIFARPHANPQEMPDSEYPFFLSTGRILEHWHTTTMTMNVPEIKRAMPEMYVEINAADAEKLGIKDGDYVKVVSRRGQCRLKAKINGRGQPRPGMVWVPFHDTEISRMINFVTIDAFDDTSKQPEYKICAVRIEKA; from the coding sequence ATGAAGTTTTCACGCCGGGAGTTCTTGAAATCGCTCGCCGTCGCCACGGCAGTTGCGAGTTCTGGCTGTTCTTTAGAATCCGGCGGCACAAGAATGCAGGGCCCCACGTCCCAGCAAGATGTAGAAAAATGGGTGAAAGGCGTTTGCCGCTATTGCGGTACTGGCTGCGGCGTCCTGGCAGGTGTAAACAAAGGAAAAATTGTAGCGGTTAAAGGGGATCCTGACTGTGCCGTAAATAAAGGGAAGTTGTGTGTAAAAGGCATTCTGCTGCCAAAAATCATGGATGCAAAAGACCGCCTGCTTCATCCTCTAATTAAAAAGAACGGCCAGTTTGTCCGCGCCAGCTGGGACGAGGCGCTTGATTTGGTCGCCGCCAAATTTAAAGAGGCAATTGCTCAGTATGGGCCGGATTCGGTCGGCTATTACGGGTCCGGACAAAATACGGCCGAGGAAGCGTATATAGCCAATAAGCTTTTCAAAGGCTGCATCGGCACCAACAACATTGACGGCAATCCCCGAACCTGCATGGCCAGCGCAGTTGCAGGTTACGTAAGCACTTTCGGCAAGGATGAACCTATGGGTACATACGCAGATATCGAAAAAGCGGATGTATTTTTCATTATTGGTTCTAACATGGCCGAAGCCCACCCCATTATTTACTCCCGGATTGTGGACCGGAAGAACAGCGACCCGAACGTAAAAGTGATTGTCGCCGACCCGCGCCGCACCCGCACTGCCGACATTGCCGACATCCTGCTCCAGTTTATTCCGGGGACTGACTTAGCGCTGTTAAACAGTATGGCCTATGTGCTGATTGAGGAAGATCTTATCGATAAAGATTTTGTAGCCAAACACACCAACTTCATGCAAGGTGAGAAGAAGATTACTTTTGAAGAATACAAGGCCTTTCTCGCCGATTATTCGCCCGAAAAAGTGGCCGAAATCACCGGGCTTGCCGCCGACCAAATCAGGACAGTGGCACGCCTTTTTGGCGCCAAAGGCAAAAATACAATGTCGCTCTGGACAATGGGGCTAAACCAGCGAATCCGGGGCACTTGGGCCAATAACCTTGTGCATAACCTCCACCTGCTTACAGGAAAAATATGCAAGCCCGGCAATACGCCCTTTTCACTCACTGGTCAGCCAAGCGCCTGTGGCAGTATTCGCGAAGTTGGCGCCTTGTCGCACTTGCTTCCTGCCCACCGGGTGGTAACCAACCCTCAGCACAGGGAAGAAGTCGCCAAAGTTTGGGGGGTAGACCCCGCAAAAATGAGCCCTAAACCGGGGTATCATACGATCGAGCTTTTCCGAGCTGCTGCTGACGGCAAACTCAAGGTGCTTTGGGTTATCTGCACCAATCCCGGTCAGTCCATTCCCAACCTTGAACTTTACCGCAAAGGAATGGAAAAAACGTTCCTCGTGGTTTCCGAGGCTTACCATCCCACACGGACAAGTGAACTGGCCGACGTTGTCCTTCCCTCCGCTCTTTGGATGGAGAAAGAAGGCATTTACGGCAACGGCGAAAGACGAACCCAGCATATTGCCAAAGCCGTTGAGCCCCCAGGCGAAGCCAAACCTGACGTGTGGCACCTGATGGAAGTGGCCAAACGGCTAGGTTTCGGCAATCTTTTCGCCTACAAGGATAATGAGGAAATCTGGGAAGAATACCGGAAACTGACCATCGGAACCAAGATGGACCTGCCACCGTACGCACGGCTGCGAAAAGAGCATGGCCTGACCTGGCCTGTGCCGGATCCGAACGGGCCCGATACCTATATTCGCTATGCCGCGCCATGGGATCCGTTCGTTAAGAAGGAAGAAGGCATAAAATTCTACGGTAAACCTGATGGCCGGGCTGTCATCTTTGCCAGGCCGCACGCCAATCCGCAGGAAATGCCTGACAGCGAATACCCGTTCTTCTTGTCCACCGGGCGGATTTTAGAGCATTGGCATACAACGACAATGACGATGAATGTACCGGAAATTAAGCGGGCCATGCCGGAAATGTATGTTGAAATCAATGCTGCCGATGCTGAAAAACTTGGCATAAAGGACGGTGACTATGTTAAAGTCGTCTCCCGCCGCGGTCAGTGCCGGCTGAAGGCCAAAATAAACGGCCGCGGTCAACCGCGGCCCGGAATGGTCTGGGTTCCTTTCCACGATACGGAAATATCGCGGATGATCAATTTTGTAACTATTGATGCTTTCGACGATACTTCCAAACAGCCTGAATATAAGATTTGCGCCGTAAGAATTGAAAAAGCCTAG
- a CDS encoding cytochrome c3 family protein: protein MNLLRAIAGKEKLTGQHLVILGCAVVFFLIFTAWSVGYTSRSEFCASCHEMTPMHQTWQTSSHKNVACFDCHSEPGAMGVVKAKAKGLKEVWLHITSATMDIKADERDINCFSCHQDKVKTNVERALAAKDPHTKKHFDNGMTCISCHTGIVHNAKINNVGLNRDNCANCHLDQMRK from the coding sequence ATGAATCTTTTACGAGCGATAGCAGGTAAAGAAAAGCTGACAGGTCAACATCTCGTCATTTTAGGCTGCGCAGTCGTTTTTTTCCTCATCTTTACCGCCTGGTCGGTCGGTTATACGTCGCGTTCCGAATTCTGCGCATCCTGCCATGAAATGACGCCTATGCATCAGACCTGGCAAACTTCATCCCACAAGAATGTAGCTTGTTTCGACTGCCATTCTGAACCCGGGGCCATGGGGGTAGTGAAAGCCAAGGCCAAGGGCTTAAAAGAAGTTTGGCTGCACATAACCAGCGCTACCATGGACATTAAAGCCGATGAACGGGACATCAACTGTTTCAGCTGCCATCAGGACAAGGTTAAAACCAACGTCGAGCGGGCCCTGGCAGCCAAAGACCCGCATACCAAAAAGCATTTTGATAACGGCATGACCTGTATCTCCTGCCATACCGGAATAGTACATAACGCTAAAATCAATAACGTCGGATTGAATCGTGACAATTGCGCGAATTGCCATCTCGACCAAATGAGAAAATAG
- a CDS encoding 4Fe-4S binding protein translates to MRLDIKILRKLIQFSAVGILTLPLWWPGNPIWLGTYLSSRFFGVAFTDPLAALEVMLASREFIWPLFWSVLPLVAVAIVLGRIFCSWICPLNTVFELAAAIRKPARKLENGWQPYLLLGGFVLLAGAVSLPVFTMMSPIGILSRALVLGTGLEIIVPILLVALELVYAQKTWCKKACPVGALYGILSRFRILRLKMDDAKCNNCGACYSTCSMGVDVGSAKPLDIMNCTNCGDCIGVCPNDAINYCWFARQKGGAIKDESFTSDSR, encoded by the coding sequence TTGCGTTTAGACATTAAAATATTGCGAAAGCTCATCCAATTTTCCGCCGTGGGGATATTGACCCTGCCGCTATGGTGGCCGGGAAATCCCATATGGTTGGGCACTTATCTTTCTTCCCGCTTTTTCGGCGTTGCTTTCACCGATCCGCTCGCCGCGCTGGAAGTTATGCTGGCGAGCCGCGAGTTTATCTGGCCGCTTTTCTGGTCGGTCCTCCCGCTGGTTGCCGTGGCGATTGTTCTCGGACGGATATTTTGCAGCTGGATTTGTCCGCTAAATACTGTCTTTGAACTGGCGGCCGCAATCAGAAAGCCGGCTCGCAAGTTGGAAAACGGTTGGCAACCGTACTTACTGCTGGGAGGATTTGTTCTGTTAGCAGGAGCGGTAAGTCTGCCGGTTTTTACCATGATGTCGCCGATTGGCATTTTAAGCAGAGCCTTGGTTTTGGGGACGGGCCTGGAAATAATCGTGCCGATTTTGCTTGTCGCCTTGGAGCTGGTGTATGCCCAAAAGACCTGGTGCAAAAAAGCCTGCCCGGTTGGCGCGTTGTACGGAATCCTCAGCCGGTTTAGAATTCTCCGGTTAAAAATGGACGATGCAAAGTGCAACAACTGCGGAGCCTGTTACTCAACCTGCAGCATGGGGGTCGATGTCGGCAGTGCAAAACCGCTTGACATCATGAACTGTACCAACTGCGGCGACTGCATCGGCGTTTGCCCGAACGATGCTATAAATTATTGTTGGTTCGCCAGACAGAAAGGAGGTGCGATTAAGGATGAATCTTTTACGAGCGATAGCAGGTAA
- a CDS encoding 4Fe-4S dicluster domain-containing protein produces MERGAKAALFFGGVLSLLLGGFTNAKSKPALIRPPGAVDELLFLATCLRCGKCAQVCPQGAIIIGRGEKGLAIGTPYIEPRRAACDLCMDCVKVCTSGALKELPKEQVRMGLAEINKDTCLAWQGDECKVCYTSCPFYNRAIRLEEHKRPVIDHAVCVGCGICEHVCIVNPPAVTVKARR; encoded by the coding sequence GTGGAAAGGGGGGCAAAAGCGGCCTTGTTTTTCGGAGGAGTTCTGTCACTGCTTCTGGGCGGTTTTACAAATGCTAAGTCGAAACCTGCTCTCATACGGCCTCCCGGCGCGGTTGATGAATTACTATTTCTGGCGACTTGCCTCAGATGCGGTAAATGCGCTCAGGTTTGCCCTCAGGGGGCAATTATTATCGGGCGGGGAGAAAAAGGCCTGGCCATCGGCACGCCATATATCGAACCAAGACGGGCAGCCTGCGATTTATGCATGGACTGCGTAAAGGTGTGTACCAGCGGGGCTCTAAAAGAGCTACCGAAAGAGCAAGTGCGGATGGGACTTGCGGAAATAAATAAGGATACCTGCCTGGCGTGGCAGGGCGATGAATGCAAGGTGTGCTACACAAGCTGCCCCTTTTATAACCGAGCTATCAGGCTGGAAGAGCACAAACGCCCGGTCATTGACCACGCTGTATGCGTTGGCTGCGGGATTTGCGAGCATGTCTGCATCGTAAATCCGCCGGCGGTCACGGTGAAAGCGAGGCGGTAG
- a CDS encoding response regulator transcription factor: MVKILAVDDDPKILKIVRHCLEKEGFQVATATNGEEAIKAVRLDRPDLVILDLMLPKMNGLDVCKALTAEERELPIIILSAKGDELDRIAGLSMGVDDYVAKPFSPTELVLRVKAVLRRVKGRQPKQDEQVIVCGNVKVNPRTRTVTVGDNQINLTNKEFDLLLLLASNPQQVFTRMQLLHKVWHSDYPGDENTVTVHIRRLREKIEPDPSQPQYIQTVWGVGYRFNCNGA, from the coding sequence TTGGTCAAAATTTTAGCCGTTGACGATGATCCAAAAATCTTAAAAATCGTCCGCCACTGTCTTGAAAAAGAGGGATTTCAAGTAGCTACCGCTACCAACGGGGAAGAGGCGATAAAAGCAGTAAGGCTTGACCGTCCTGACCTTGTGATACTGGACCTGATGCTGCCGAAGATGAACGGACTCGATGTCTGTAAGGCGCTAACCGCGGAAGAGCGCGAGCTGCCAATAATCATTCTGTCGGCGAAAGGTGATGAACTCGACCGGATAGCCGGTCTGAGCATGGGTGTGGACGATTATGTCGCCAAGCCCTTTAGCCCCACCGAATTGGTACTGCGGGTCAAAGCGGTGCTGCGAAGGGTTAAGGGCAGACAGCCGAAACAGGACGAACAGGTCATAGTATGCGGAAACGTAAAGGTTAATCCTAGGACGCGGACCGTGACAGTCGGCGATAATCAGATTAATCTCACCAACAAGGAGTTTGACTTACTGCTTCTTTTGGCAAGCAACCCGCAGCAAGTATTTACGCGGATGCAACTTTTGCACAAAGTTTGGCACAGCGATTATCCCGGCGATGAGAATACCGTGACGGTGCATATCCGGCGTCTGCGGGAAAAAATTGAGCCTGATCCGTCCCAGCCCCAGTACATACAAACCGTCTGGGGGGTTGGTTATCGGTTTAATTGTAACGGCGCTTAG
- a CDS encoding c-type heme family protein, whose protein sequence is MRFLKNNLTTKFMMGIAVIMTVMMAINLLWILTQYRRQAEAEMKEKAMVIAQQLIATRAFIASKQDVINRDSQGNYEFKHLNPAAVGKGIGDIFNQYSGYKFKQTRLKTRDPGNAPDNFEVEMLKKLAADRSLKELWGYDQIAGTRVFRYMVPLYCDDSCLPCHGKPAGATDIAGFPKEGYSAGDFAGAISIVFPMTAFEENIKANIITQVSFILLMVFASIGGIYIMMEHIVVNPIKVLTEKVVALGQGKWDASINEVSTYDEMRRLAVEFNSMATKLQQLYSSLEEKVAERTRMLYDANQKLIKQGEELMAMNARLSEADRLKSEFLAVMSHELRTPLTAIIAFTEILLAEGQTLSDVQREYLEDIFESAHQLLGQINDILDMSKIEAGLIRLNRQPVDIRDIVANISRITSSLIAKKKLDFTAKIAPDVPVIMADYEKVSHILRNLVSNAIKFTPAGGKISVIIEVTANTSENPQLKILVKDTGIGINASDRKLIFEKFRQVDGAAQREYAGSGLGLAIAKNLVELHGGKIWVEDNVGGGTVFGFTLPLTAKGG, encoded by the coding sequence ATGCGCTTCCTGAAAAATAACCTGACTACAAAATTTATGATGGGGATCGCTGTCATCATGACAGTCATGATGGCTATTAACCTACTGTGGATCCTTACCCAGTACCGGCGTCAGGCGGAAGCCGAAATGAAAGAAAAAGCGATGGTAATCGCCCAGCAGTTGATTGCTACCCGTGCCTTTATCGCCAGCAAACAGGACGTTATAAACCGCGATTCGCAGGGAAATTATGAGTTCAAGCACTTGAATCCCGCCGCCGTCGGCAAGGGAATTGGCGATATATTCAACCAGTATTCGGGTTATAAATTCAAACAGACGCGGCTAAAAACGCGCGATCCCGGCAACGCGCCGGATAACTTTGAAGTCGAAATGCTGAAAAAACTTGCCGCTGACCGCAGCCTCAAAGAGTTATGGGGCTATGACCAAATAGCAGGTACCCGGGTTTTTCGCTATATGGTTCCGCTTTACTGCGATGATTCATGCCTGCCCTGTCACGGCAAGCCGGCCGGCGCTACGGATATTGCCGGGTTTCCGAAAGAAGGCTATTCCGCCGGCGATTTTGCCGGAGCCATCAGCATCGTCTTCCCTATGACGGCCTTTGAAGAGAATATCAAAGCCAACATTATTACCCAGGTGTCTTTTATCCTGTTAATGGTTTTTGCTAGTATCGGCGGGATATATATCATGATGGAGCATATCGTTGTCAACCCGATAAAAGTATTGACGGAAAAGGTAGTAGCGTTGGGACAGGGCAAGTGGGATGCCAGCATCAATGAAGTCAGCACATACGATGAAATGCGCCGCCTTGCAGTAGAGTTCAACTCCATGGCTACTAAGCTGCAACAGCTCTACAGCAGCCTTGAGGAAAAAGTAGCGGAGCGAACCCGGATGCTGTACGACGCAAACCAAAAGCTCATTAAACAAGGCGAAGAATTAATGGCAATGAATGCCCGGCTCAGTGAAGCGGATCGCTTAAAATCCGAATTTCTGGCCGTAATGAGTCATGAACTGCGGACTCCGCTCACGGCCATTATCGCCTTTACGGAGATTCTGCTGGCCGAAGGGCAGACATTAAGCGACGTACAGCGGGAATACCTTGAAGATATTTTTGAGAGCGCGCACCAGCTCTTGGGTCAAATCAACGATATCCTGGATATGTCGAAAATTGAAGCCGGTCTGATCCGGCTAAACCGCCAGCCGGTTGATATACGGGATATAGTAGCAAACATCAGCAGAATCACATCATCCTTAATTGCCAAAAAGAAGCTTGATTTTACCGCCAAGATTGCTCCGGATGTCCCCGTCATAATGGCTGACTACGAAAAAGTAAGCCATATTCTCAGAAATTTGGTCAGCAACGCGATAAAATTTACCCCTGCGGGAGGGAAGATTTCCGTAATTATTGAAGTAACGGCGAATACAAGCGAAAATCCGCAACTTAAGATTCTGGTCAAAGATACAGGAATTGGCATCAATGCATCCGACCGCAAACTTATTTTTGAAAAGTTCCGCCAGGTGGACGGAGCAGCGCAGCGAGAATATGCCGGCAGCGGCCTGGGGCTGGCCATTGCGAAAAATCTCGTTGAACTGCACGGCGGCAAAATATGGGTAGAAGACAACGTCGGCGGAGGGACGGTCTTTGGCTTTACCCTGCCGCTAACGGCTAAAGGGGGTTAG
- a CDS encoding efflux RND transporter permease subunit: MANFFINRPIFAIVISVIITLGGLLSAFNLPVAQYPQITPPQVSVSTTYRGANAEVVDQTVAQIIEQQVNGVEDMVSMESTSTDAGTYSLVVQFELGKNADIAAVQTQNRVAQSNALLPETVQQAGLTTRKTVQDRSLIFALWSPNNTYDSTFMKNYGSIYLVEDIKRIKGVGDVMEFGADYGMRIWLQPDKMARLGITVNDVTQAIAKQNIQAAAGTIGQQPAPPGQEFQYTVRAQGRLTTKEEFEKIIIRAQSDGSLVRLGDIARVELGSNNYNFDGQANGRPAAGFAVQLTSDANALETISNVRKYLEEAAKRFPPDLEYKIVVDNTLYVRESMKEVAKTFAEALLLVLVVVFVFLQSWRAALIPMLAVPVSLIGTFSAFLVLGFSINTLTLFAMVLAIGLVVDDAIVVIEAVEHHMRYSGLSPVDATRRAMSEVSGPVIAIAFVLAAVFIPVAFFGGTVGVLYKQFALTIAVSMALSAIVALSLTPALCALLLKPYDPAAPVSWSGKFFARFNTWFENMLDRYTNNVDRAIRRTKLAVTLLVVLVILTGALYRVVPTSFVPNEDQGFFIVSLSLPEASSLNRTKEVTSRVAETIRSQPGVIETMAVSGFDLLGGGIKPNSAVIFTRLAPWDERTRPELAVDQKVRQAFALGSSIPEATVLAFNPPALPGLGMVGGFTLMLEDRAGGSLEEMDRVAKNFLAAARQRPEIGMIYTTFRADTPGYRLSVDREKAEKLGVALSDIYTALQTFLGGLQVNDFNQFGRTYKVIVQAEPQFRGDIDATNFFYLRSSNGTMVPLSTLVKAEPASAPSMLKRFNGFRAIQINGSPAPGYSSGQAITALEEVARQVLPATFSYEWAGQSREEKISGSKAPLLFSLSVIFVFLCLAALYESWRLPLSVLLSVPTGIFGAFLFQYLRHLENNIYMQIGLIMLVGLAAKNAILIVEFAKLRTDKGMDPVKAAIEAARIRLRPILMTSLAFIIGCLPLALASGAGAKARNAMGTAVVGGMSVATLLGIFLVPVLFVIIERLNQLRFTTAITAAADKLRTITSRTDTTQKDDNLQS; encoded by the coding sequence ATGGCCAACTTTTTTATCAACCGACCTATTTTTGCCATCGTAATTTCCGTTATCATCACCCTGGGCGGCCTGCTTTCCGCCTTCAATCTGCCGGTTGCCCAGTACCCGCAGATAACGCCGCCCCAGGTCAGCGTAAGCACCACCTACCGGGGCGCCAACGCCGAAGTGGTAGACCAGACCGTCGCCCAAATCATCGAGCAACAGGTCAACGGCGTCGAGGACATGGTGTCCATGGAGTCCACCAGCACCGATGCCGGCACCTACTCGTTGGTTGTCCAGTTTGAACTGGGCAAAAATGCCGATATCGCCGCCGTCCAGACCCAAAACCGGGTAGCCCAGAGCAACGCCTTGCTCCCTGAAACCGTGCAGCAAGCCGGACTGACTACCCGTAAGACCGTCCAGGACCGCTCGCTGATCTTCGCCCTCTGGTCACCGAACAACACCTATGACAGCACGTTCATGAAAAACTACGGCAGCATCTACCTGGTCGAAGACATCAAACGCATCAAGGGTGTCGGTGACGTCATGGAGTTCGGCGCCGACTACGGCATGCGGATCTGGCTGCAGCCGGACAAAATGGCCCGTCTGGGTATAACGGTAAACGACGTCACCCAAGCCATCGCCAAACAAAACATCCAGGCGGCAGCCGGCACGATCGGCCAGCAACCGGCTCCGCCCGGCCAGGAATTTCAGTACACCGTCCGCGCCCAAGGGCGCCTGACCACCAAGGAAGAATTTGAAAAAATCATTATCCGCGCCCAAAGTGACGGCTCGCTTGTCCGGCTTGGCGACATCGCCCGGGTTGAACTGGGCAGCAACAACTACAACTTTGATGGTCAGGCCAACGGCCGGCCGGCGGCCGGGTTTGCCGTCCAGCTCACCAGCGACGCCAACGCCCTGGAGACCATCAGCAACGTCCGCAAATACCTGGAAGAAGCCGCCAAACGGTTTCCCCCTGACCTTGAGTACAAAATCGTTGTCGACAATACGCTCTATGTCCGCGAGTCGATGAAAGAAGTGGCCAAAACCTTCGCCGAAGCACTACTGCTGGTTTTAGTCGTGGTATTCGTTTTCCTGCAGAGCTGGCGGGCGGCGCTTATTCCCATGCTGGCCGTACCGGTGTCCCTGATCGGCACCTTCAGCGCCTTTTTGGTCTTGGGATTTTCCATCAACACCTTGACGCTGTTCGCCATGGTGCTGGCCATCGGCCTGGTCGTCGACGACGCCATTGTCGTCATCGAAGCGGTAGAACACCATATGCGCTACTCGGGGTTAAGCCCGGTCGACGCCACCCGGCGGGCAATGAGCGAGGTCTCCGGCCCGGTAATTGCCATTGCCTTCGTGCTGGCCGCGGTGTTCATCCCGGTCGCCTTTTTCGGTGGCACGGTCGGCGTGCTGTACAAGCAGTTCGCCTTGACCATCGCCGTCTCCATGGCCTTATCGGCTATCGTCGCCTTATCGCTCACTCCGGCGCTCTGCGCGCTCTTGCTCAAACCGTACGACCCGGCGGCGCCGGTAAGCTGGAGCGGCAAATTCTTTGCCCGCTTCAACACCTGGTTTGAAAATATGCTGGACCGCTACACCAATAACGTGGACCGCGCTATCCGCCGCACTAAGCTGGCGGTCACCCTCTTAGTCGTGCTGGTCATCCTAACCGGCGCCCTCTACCGGGTAGTCCCGACCTCCTTTGTCCCGAACGAAGACCAGGGCTTCTTCATCGTTTCCTTGTCGCTGCCGGAAGCCTCCAGTTTAAACCGTACCAAAGAGGTAACAAGCCGGGTAGCGGAAACAATCCGCTCGCAGCCTGGCGTGATCGAGACAATGGCAGTCAGCGGCTTTGACCTCCTGGGTGGCGGCATCAAGCCCAACTCAGCGGTAATCTTTACCCGCTTGGCCCCCTGGGACGAACGCACCCGGCCGGAACTGGCCGTAGATCAAAAAGTCCGGCAGGCATTTGCCCTGGGTAGCAGTATCCCGGAAGCCACCGTGCTGGCCTTCAACCCGCCCGCTCTGCCCGGCCTGGGCATGGTCGGCGGCTTCACGCTGATGCTGGAAGACCGCGCTGGCGGCTCGCTGGAAGAAATGGACCGGGTGGCTAAAAACTTTCTCGCCGCCGCCCGTCAGCGGCCGGAAATCGGCATGATTTATACCACTTTCCGGGCAGATACGCCAGGCTACCGCCTATCGGTTGACCGGGAAAAAGCGGAAAAATTAGGGGTTGCGCTTAGCGACATCTACACCGCCCTCCAAACTTTCCTGGGCGGACTACAAGTCAATGACTTCAACCAGTTTGGCCGCACCTACAAAGTCATCGTCCAGGCCGAACCCCAGTTTCGCGGCGATATTGACGCCACCAACTTTTTCTATCTCCGCAGCTCAAATGGCACAATGGTGCCCCTGAGCACCCTGGTGAAAGCCGAGCCCGCCAGCGCGCCGTCCATGCTCAAACGCTTCAACGGTTTCCGGGCCATCCAGATTAACGGCAGCCCGGCGCCCGGCTACAGCTCGGGCCAGGCCATAACCGCCCTGGAAGAAGTAGCCCGCCAGGTACTGCCCGCCACCTTCAGCTACGAATGGGCCGGCCAGAGCCGCGAGGAAAAAATCTCCGGCAGCAAAGCCCCGCTTTTGTTCAGCCTGTCGGTGATCTTCGTCTTCTTGTGCCTGGCCGCGCTCTATGAAAGCTGGCGCCTTCCCCTGTCCGTGCTGCTGAGCGTGCCGACCGGAATATTCGGGGCCTTCCTGTTCCAGTACCTGCGCCACCTGGAAAACAACATCTACATGCAGATCGGGCTTATCATGCTGGTCGGTCTGGCCGCCAAAAACGCCATCCTGATCGTCGAGTTCGCCAAACTGCGCACCGATAAAGGCATGGACCCGGTCAAGGCGGCGATCGAGGCCGCCCGCATCCGCCTGCGCCCCATCCTCATGACCTCCCTGGCCTTTATTATCGGCTGCCTGCCCCTGGCCTTAGCCAGCGGCGCCGGCGCCAAAGCCAGAAACGCCATGGGCACGGCCGTCGTTGGCGGCATGTCGGTAGCCACCCTGCTCGGCATCTTTCTCGTTCCTGTCCTGTTTGTCATCATCGAACGCTTAAATCAACTTCGTTTTACCACCGCCATCACCGCGGCTGCCGACAAACTGCGGACCATAACCAGCCGGACCGACACTACCCAGAAGGATGATAATCTCCAAAGCTAA